In one window of Erythrolamprus reginae isolate rEryReg1 chromosome 1, rEryReg1.hap1, whole genome shotgun sequence DNA:
- the LOC139156921 gene encoding vomeronasal type-2 receptor 26-like — translation MIRLEKKVSKVQSWQILAYMKNVQFNNSAGDEVSFLEDGLASARFDLLNWVFFPNASFVPMKVGQVNPEAPPGHGFTIKSDGIIWATKEVPLARCSTKRCHAGERKRVPKGEQVCCYQCDPCPEGTISNQTGHSLDFDTPCLRQRLLISDADHCEPCPEDQYPNKDRDQCIAKKIHFLSYQDSLGYVLVFLALFLSVITSAVLVIFHKHHDTPIVKANNRDLTYILLVSLLLCFLCSFLFIGQPGKITCLFQQSAFAILFSIAVSSVLAKTVMVVLAFMATKPGNKTKKLLGKTLTNSIVLGCPLIQAVFCAIWLGNSPPFPSLHFHSLFGETILECKQDSALMFYIVLSYLGFLAFISLSMAFLARKLPDSFNEAKYITFSMLVFCSVWITFFPTYLSTKGKSMVAVEIFSILSSGAALLGCIFFPKCYIILLRPHLNCRENIVKNKNF, via the exons ATGATAAGGCTTGAAAAGAAGGTCTCAAAAGTCCAGTCATGGCAG ATTCTTGCCTATATGAAGAATGTGCAGTTCAACAACAGTGCTGGAGATGAAGTCTCGTTCTTAGAAGATGGACTGGCATCTGCTCGTTTTGATCTTCTCAACTGGGTTTTCTTCCCCAATGCGTCTTTTGTCCCCATGAAGGTTGGGCAAGTAAATCCTGAGGCTCCTCCAGGCCATGGTTTCACCATTAAATCTGATGGAATCATCTGGGCCACAAAG gAGGTGCCCTTAGCCAGGTGTAGCACAAAGAGGTGCCAtgcaggagagaggaaaagagttcCAAAGGGTGAGCAGGTTTGCTGCTACCAGTGTGATCCTTGTCCAGAAGGCACCATTTCTAATCAGACAG GCCATAGTCTTGACTTTGACACCCCCTGCCTTAGACAGAGACTTTTGATTTCAGATGCAGATCACTGTGAACCCTGTCCAGAAGATCAATATCCCAACAAGGACCGGGACCAGTGTATTGCCAAGAAGATCCACTTCCTTTCCTATCAAGACTCCCTGGGATACGTTTtagtttttcttgctctttttctttctgtgatCACTTCTGCAGTCCTGGTGATTTTCCATAAACACCAtgacacaccaattgtcaaggccaacaaccgagacctcacctacatcctcctggtctccctcctgctctgctttctctgctccttcctcttcattggtcaaccaggcAAGATCACCTGTCTCTTCCAACAATCTGCCTTTGCCATTCTCTTTTCCATTGCAGTTTcctctgtgttggcaaaaacggtcatggtggttctggccttcatggcCACCAAACCAGGGAACAAGACAAAGAAACTATTAGGAAAAACCTTAACCAACTCCATTGTCTTAGGCTGTCCCCTGATCCAAGCAGTTTTttgtgccatttggctgggaaaCTCTCCCCCTTTTCCCAGCTTGCACTTCCACTCCTTATTTGGAGAGACTATCTTGGAATGTAAGCAAGACTCAGCTTTAATGTTTTACATAGTCCTTTCCTACCTAGGTTTTTTGGCCTTCATTAGTTTGTCAATGGCCTTTCTGGCTAGGAAATTGCCGGATagctttaatgaagccaagtacattacttttagcatgctggtcttttgcagtgtttggattaCTTTCTTCCCCACCTATCTGAGCACTAAAGGGAAAtccatggtggctgtggagatcttctctaTTTTGTCCTCTGGAGCTGCTCTCTTGGGTTGTATCTTTTTCCCGAAATGCTACATTATCCTACTGAGGCCCCATCTGAATTGTAGAGAAAATATAGTAAAAAACAAAAATTTCTAA